The DNA region TAAAGTAATAGACTCTTCATCCATTAGTTGATCACTGGTAAATAATAATTGTTCATTAATTTTTAGGAGTAGAAGGTAAAGTGAATAGAATTCACTTTTTTGTAACTCGATTGACCAATTATCAACACCAATCAAAAAGCAAAATTTGCCTTTTTTTAAATCTCTAAGTAATCTCCATCTTCTTTGGTCTTTTACCAAAATTAGCCTGGAAGTAAATCTGGTTGATCTTGCTCATCGCTTAGTTCA from Prochlorococcus marinus XMU1410 includes:
- a CDS encoding DUF1818 family protein, producing MVKDQRRWRLLRDLKKGKFCFLIGVDNWSIELQKSEFYSLYLLLLKINEQLLFTSDQLMDEESITLELEKLPWYIQLEGKKNEWSLRFVFESQDQTRSFEMYWPIPIAQNLFYEIKNMWESMD